One window from the genome of Nocardioides panaciterrulae encodes:
- a CDS encoding DNA-directed RNA polymerase subunit beta' codes for MLDVNFFDQLQIGLATADDIRTWSHGEVKKPETINYRTLKPERDGLFCEKIFGPTRDWECYCGKYKRVRFKGIICERCGVEVTRSKVRRERMGHIELAAPVTHIWYFKGVPSRLGYLLDLAPKDLEKVIYFAAYMITSVDEDARHRDLSSLEGKVGLERERLEKRRDTSIEDRARKLEEDLASLEAEGAKADARRKVKDGAEREMKQLRDRAQREIDRLDEVWSTFKSLKVQDLTGDEMLYREMKNWFGKYFEGHMGATAIQKRLESFDIEAEIESLRDTIANGKGQRKVRALKRLKVVDAFRKTGNKPQGMVLDAVPVIPPDLRPMVQLDGGRFATSDLNDLYRRVINRNNRLKRLLDLGAPEIIVNNEKRMLQEAVDSLFDNGRRGRPVTGPGNRPLKSLSDMLKGKQGRFRQNLLGKRVDYSGRSVIVSGPQLKLHQCGLPKQMALELFKPFVMKRLVDLSHAQNIKSAKRMVERATSGARYAVVWDVLEEVITEHPVLLNRAPTLHRLGIQAFEPQLIEGKAIQIHPLVCSAFNADFDGDQMAVHLPLSAEAQAEARILMLSTNNILKPSDGRPVTMPTQDMIIGLFFLTTDREGEPGEGRVFSSQAEAIMAFDRAEISLQSKVRIRLDDIVPPLDLELTDWEEGRSLTLETTLGRTLFNDTLPANYPYVNYEVGKKALGAIVNDLAERYSKVEVAASLDALKDAGFHWATRSGVTVSIDDVTTPPEKAAILEGYEAQAAKVQKQFERGLVTDDERRQELIEIWTQASNDVAKAMEATFDRTNPIFMMVDSGASGNMMQIRQVAAMRGLVANPKGDIIPRPIKANFREGLTVLEYFISTHGARKGLADTALRTADSGYLTRRLVDVSQDVIIREDDCGTERGLPKRIGERRESPDGSGATVVKHENAETAAYARSAATEVTHPETGEVLAAAGEDLGDVKIGELIAAGIEEVKVRSVLTCDAKTGTCAKCYGRSLATGKLVDIGEAVGIIAAQSIGEPGTQLTMRTFHTGGVASADDITQGLPRVVELFEARSPKGRSPIAEASGRITIEETDKARKVLVTPDDGSEVQEYPVSKRSRLLVADGDHIEVGQMLTVGTPDPQDVLRILGVRKAQEHLVDEVQNVYRSQGVSIHDKHIEIIVRQMLRRITVIESGDTTMLPSDLFDRVKFEEENRRVVSEGGKPASGRPVLMGITKASLATESWLSAASFQETTRVLTDAAIHGRSDSLRGLKENVIIGKLIPAGTGLERYRSIRVEPTEEARAAAYSVTGYDSYDYEFGSTGGQAVALDDFDFGSYQS; via the coding sequence GTGCTCGACGTGAACTTCTTCGACCAGCTTCAGATCGGCCTGGCCACCGCGGACGACATCCGCACCTGGAGCCACGGTGAGGTCAAGAAGCCGGAGACCATCAACTACCGCACGCTCAAGCCCGAGCGTGACGGCCTCTTCTGCGAGAAGATCTTCGGTCCCACCCGGGACTGGGAGTGCTACTGCGGCAAGTACAAGCGCGTGCGCTTCAAGGGCATCATCTGCGAGCGCTGCGGCGTCGAGGTGACCCGCTCCAAGGTCCGCCGTGAGCGGATGGGGCACATCGAGCTGGCCGCGCCGGTCACGCACATCTGGTACTTCAAGGGTGTGCCGAGCCGGCTGGGCTACCTGCTCGACCTGGCGCCGAAGGACCTGGAGAAGGTCATCTACTTCGCGGCCTACATGATCACCTCCGTCGACGAGGACGCCCGGCACCGCGACCTGTCCTCGCTCGAGGGCAAGGTCGGCCTGGAGCGCGAGCGCCTCGAGAAGCGCCGCGACACCTCCATCGAGGACCGCGCCCGCAAGCTCGAGGAGGACCTCGCGTCCCTGGAGGCCGAGGGTGCCAAGGCCGACGCCCGCCGCAAGGTCAAGGACGGCGCCGAGCGGGAGATGAAGCAGCTGCGCGACCGCGCCCAGCGCGAGATCGACCGCCTCGACGAGGTGTGGAGCACCTTCAAGTCGCTCAAGGTCCAGGACCTCACGGGCGACGAGATGCTCTACCGCGAGATGAAGAACTGGTTCGGCAAGTACTTCGAGGGCCACATGGGCGCCACGGCGATCCAGAAGCGCCTCGAGTCCTTCGACATCGAGGCCGAGATCGAGTCGCTGCGCGACACGATCGCCAACGGCAAGGGCCAGCGCAAGGTCCGCGCCCTCAAGCGCCTCAAGGTCGTCGACGCGTTCCGCAAGACCGGCAACAAGCCGCAGGGCATGGTGCTCGACGCCGTCCCGGTCATCCCCCCGGACCTGCGTCCGATGGTGCAGCTCGACGGTGGCCGCTTCGCGACCTCCGACCTCAACGACCTGTACCGCCGGGTGATCAACCGGAACAACCGCCTCAAGCGGCTGCTCGACCTCGGCGCGCCCGAGATCATCGTCAACAACGAGAAGCGGATGCTCCAGGAGGCCGTCGACTCGCTGTTCGACAACGGCCGCCGCGGTCGTCCGGTCACCGGCCCGGGCAACCGGCCGCTGAAGTCGTTGTCCGACATGCTCAAGGGCAAGCAGGGCCGGTTCCGCCAGAACCTGCTCGGCAAGCGCGTGGACTACTCGGGCCGTTCGGTCATCGTGTCGGGTCCGCAGCTCAAGCTGCACCAGTGCGGTCTGCCCAAGCAGATGGCGCTGGAGCTGTTCAAGCCGTTCGTGATGAAGCGGCTGGTGGACCTCTCGCACGCGCAGAACATCAAGTCCGCCAAGCGGATGGTGGAGCGCGCGACGTCCGGTGCCCGGTACGCCGTGGTGTGGGACGTCCTCGAAGAGGTCATCACCGAGCACCCGGTGCTGCTGAACCGGGCGCCGACCCTGCACCGCCTCGGCATCCAGGCCTTCGAGCCGCAGCTGATCGAGGGCAAGGCCATCCAGATCCACCCGCTGGTCTGCTCGGCCTTCAACGCCGACTTCGACGGTGACCAGATGGCCGTGCACCTGCCGCTGTCGGCGGAGGCCCAGGCCGAGGCCCGGATCCTGATGCTGTCGACGAACAACATCTTGAAGCCGTCGGACGGTCGGCCCGTGACCATGCCGACCCAGGACATGATCATCGGCCTGTTCTTCCTCACCACCGACCGTGAGGGCGAGCCGGGCGAGGGACGGGTGTTCTCGTCCCAGGCCGAGGCGATCATGGCGTTCGACCGTGCCGAGATCAGCCTGCAGAGCAAGGTCAGGATCCGCCTCGACGACATCGTCCCGCCGCTGGACCTGGAGCTGACCGACTGGGAGGAGGGTCGCTCGCTGACCCTCGAGACCACGCTGGGCCGCACCCTGTTCAACGACACCCTGCCGGCCAACTACCCGTACGTGAACTACGAGGTGGGCAAGAAGGCCCTGGGCGCGATCGTCAACGACCTCGCCGAGCGCTACAGCAAGGTCGAGGTGGCGGCGTCGCTGGACGCGCTGAAGGACGCCGGCTTCCACTGGGCGACCCGCTCGGGCGTGACCGTCTCGATCGACGACGTGACCACCCCGCCGGAGAAGGCCGCGATCCTCGAGGGCTACGAGGCACAGGCGGCCAAGGTCCAGAAGCAGTTCGAGCGCGGTCTGGTCACCGACGACGAGCGCCGCCAGGAGCTCATCGAGATCTGGACCCAGGCGTCCAACGACGTGGCGAAGGCCATGGAGGCGACGTTCGACCGGACCAACCCGATCTTCATGATGGTCGACTCCGGTGCGTCCGGAAACATGATGCAGATCCGTCAGGTCGCGGCCATGCGTGGCCTGGTGGCGAACCCGAAGGGCGACATCATCCCGCGGCCGATCAAGGCGAACTTCCGTGAGGGCCTGACCGTGCTGGAGTACTTCATCTCCACCCACGGTGCCCGCAAGGGCCTCGCCGACACCGCGCTGCGGACCGCCGACTCGGGCTACCTGACCCGTCGCCTGGTGGACGTCTCGCAGGACGTCATCATCCGCGAGGACGACTGTGGCACCGAGCGCGGCCTGCCCAAGCGGATCGGCGAGCGGCGTGAGTCCCCGGATGGCTCGGGTGCGACCGTCGTCAAGCACGAGAACGCCGAGACCGCGGCGTACGCCCGTTCGGCGGCCACCGAGGTCACCCACCCGGAGACCGGCGAGGTGCTCGCCGCCGCCGGTGAGGACCTCGGCGACGTCAAGATCGGTGAGCTCATCGCCGCGGGGATCGAGGAGGTCAAGGTCCGCTCGGTGCTGACCTGTGACGCCAAGACCGGCACCTGCGCGAAGTGCTACGGCCGTTCGCTGGCCACCGGCAAGCTCGTCGACATCGGTGAGGCGGTCGGCATCATCGCCGCCCAGTCCATCGGTGAGCCGGGCACCCAGCTGACGATGCGTACCTTCCACACCGGTGGTGTGGCCTCCGCGGACGACATCACGCAGGGTCTGCCCCGCGTGGTCGAGCTCTTCGAGGCCCGCTCCCCGAAGGGCCGCTCGCCGATCGCGGAGGCCTCGGGCCGGATCACGATCGAGGAGACCGACAAGGCCCGCAAGGTCCTGGTCACCCCGGACGACGGCTCGGAGGTCCAGGAGTACCCGGTCTCCAAGCGTTCGCGCCTGCTGGTCGCCGACGGCGACCACATCGAGGTCGGCCAGATGCTCACGGTCGGTACCCCCGACCCGCAGGACGTGCTGCGCATCCTGGGCGTCCGCAAGGCGCAGGAGCACCTGGTGGACGAGGTGCAGAACGTCTACCGCTCGCAGGGCGTGTCGATCCACGACAAGCACATCGAGATCATCGTCCGGCAGATGCTGCGGCGGATCACGGTGATCGAGTCCGGTGACACGACCATGCTCCCGTCGGACCTGTTCGACCGGGTGAAGTTCGAGGAGGAGAACCGGCGCGTGGTCTCCGAGGGCGGCAAGCCGGCCTCGGGTCGCCCGGTCCTCATGGGCATCACCAAGGCCTCGCTGGCGACCGAGTCGTGGCTCTCGGCGGCCTCCTTCCAGGAGACCACCCGCGTCCTCACCGACGCGGCGATCCACGGTCGCTCGGACAGCCTGCGCGGTCTGAAGGAGAACGTGATCATCGGAAAGCTGATCCCGGCGGGCACCGGCCTCGAGCGGTACCGCAGCATCCGGGTGGAGCCGACCGAGGAGGCCCGCGCCGCGGCGTA
- the rpoB gene encoding DNA-directed RNA polymerase subunit beta, which translates to MAARTTTGNPRRISFAKIAEPLEVPQLLSLQTSSFDWLIGNEAWQAEVERRRSQNEDVSEKSGLQEIFEEISPIEDFSETMSLSFENPVFYDPKYTVDECKEKDFTYSAPLYVSAEFTNNDTGEIKGQTVFMGDFPLMSDKGTFIINGTERVVVSQLVRSPGVYFERSADKTSDKDIYTAKMIPSRGAWLEFEIDKRDMVGVRLDRKRKQNVTVLLKALGWTNEQIREEFGEYESMMLTLEKDHTQGQDDALLDIYRKLRPGEPPTREAAQTLLNNYYFNPKRYDLAKVGRYKINKKLGLTEAFDQQTLTIDDIVAAIKYIVALHDGREQLEMPQGAMDIAADDIDHFGNRRMRTVGELIQNQLRTGLARMERVVRERMTTQDVEAITPQSLINIRPVVAALKEFFGTSQLSQFMDQTNPIAGLTHKRRLSALGPGGLSRDRAGMEVRDVHPSHYGRMCPIETPEGPNIGLIGSLASYGRINPFGFVETPYRKVVDGQVTSQIDYLTADDEDRHVIAQANAALDDEGRFVNERVLVRQRDGEVSELLADEVDYMDVSPRQMVSVATALIPFLEHDDANRALMGANMQRQAVPLIRSDSPLVGTGMEYRAAVDAGDVVTATKAGVVKEVSAEVIETMNDDGTYSTYKLAKFRRSNQGTCINQRPLVSEGARVEVGSPIADGPCTDDAEMALGTNLLVAFMPWQGHNYEDAIILSQRLVQEDVLTSIHIEEHEVDARDTKLGPEEITRDIPNVSEEMLADLDERGIIRIGAEVTTGDILVGKVTPKGETELTPEERLLRAIFGEKAREVRDTSMKVPHGENGTVIGVRVFDREEGDELPPGVNQLVRVYVAQKRKISVGDKLAGRHGNKGVIAKILPVEDMPFMEDGTPVDVILNPLGVPRRMNIGQILELHLGWLAKQGWDLNLSADAGDADWKQRLIKIHAEKAEPDSRVATPVFDGAREDEITGLLGATIPNRDGERMIDETGKANLFDGRSGEPFPDPVSVGYMYILKLHHLVDDKIHARSTGPYSMITQQPLGGKAQFGGQRFGEMEVWAMEAYGAAYALQELLTIKSDDVPGRVKVYEAIVKGENIPDSGIPESFKVLIKEMQSLCLNVEVLSQDGTAIEMRDAEEDVFRAAEELGIDLSRREPSSVEEV; encoded by the coding sequence TTGGCCGCGCGCACCACCACTGGTAACCCCCGCCGCATCTCTTTCGCAAAGATCGCCGAACCGCTCGAGGTTCCGCAGCTCCTCTCCCTCCAGACCAGCAGCTTCGACTGGCTGATCGGCAACGAGGCCTGGCAGGCCGAGGTCGAGCGTCGCCGCTCGCAGAACGAGGACGTCTCCGAGAAGTCCGGTCTGCAGGAGATCTTCGAGGAGATCTCCCCGATCGAGGACTTCTCCGAGACGATGTCGCTGTCGTTCGAGAACCCGGTCTTCTACGACCCCAAGTACACCGTCGACGAGTGCAAGGAGAAGGACTTCACCTACTCCGCCCCGCTCTACGTCTCGGCGGAGTTCACCAACAACGACACCGGTGAGATCAAGGGCCAGACGGTCTTCATGGGCGACTTCCCGCTCATGAGCGACAAGGGCACCTTCATCATCAACGGCACCGAGCGTGTCGTGGTCTCCCAGCTCGTCCGCTCGCCCGGCGTCTACTTCGAGCGCTCCGCGGACAAGACGTCCGACAAGGACATCTACACGGCCAAGATGATCCCCTCGCGGGGCGCCTGGCTGGAGTTCGAGATCGACAAGCGCGACATGGTCGGCGTGCGCCTGGACCGCAAGCGCAAGCAGAACGTCACGGTGCTGCTCAAGGCCCTCGGCTGGACCAACGAGCAGATCCGCGAGGAGTTCGGCGAGTACGAGTCGATGATGCTGACCCTGGAGAAGGACCACACCCAGGGCCAGGACGACGCGCTGCTGGACATCTACCGCAAGCTGCGCCCGGGCGAGCCGCCGACGCGCGAGGCGGCGCAGACGCTGCTGAACAACTACTACTTCAACCCCAAGCGCTACGACCTGGCGAAGGTCGGCCGCTACAAGATCAACAAGAAGCTGGGCCTGACCGAGGCGTTCGACCAGCAGACGCTGACCATCGACGACATCGTCGCCGCGATCAAGTACATCGTCGCGCTGCACGACGGCCGCGAGCAGCTCGAGATGCCGCAGGGCGCGATGGACATCGCCGCGGACGACATCGACCACTTCGGCAACCGGCGCATGCGCACGGTCGGCGAGCTGATCCAGAACCAGCTGCGCACCGGCCTGGCCCGCATGGAGCGGGTCGTCCGCGAGCGGATGACCACCCAGGACGTCGAGGCGATCACGCCGCAGTCGCTGATCAACATCCGGCCGGTGGTGGCGGCGCTGAAGGAGTTCTTCGGCACCTCCCAGCTCAGCCAGTTCATGGACCAGACCAACCCGATCGCCGGCCTGACGCACAAGCGTCGCCTCTCGGCGCTCGGTCCCGGCGGTCTGTCCCGTGACCGCGCGGGCATGGAGGTCCGTGACGTCCACCCGTCGCACTACGGCCGCATGTGCCCGATCGAGACCCCTGAGGGCCCGAACATCGGCCTGATCGGCTCGCTGGCCTCCTACGGCCGGATCAACCCGTTCGGGTTCGTCGAGACGCCGTACCGCAAGGTCGTCGACGGCCAGGTCACCTCGCAGATCGACTACCTCACCGCCGACGACGAGGACCGCCACGTCATCGCGCAGGCCAACGCCGCGCTCGACGACGAGGGCCGCTTCGTCAACGAGCGGGTGCTGGTCCGCCAGCGCGACGGCGAGGTCTCCGAGCTGCTGGCCGACGAGGTCGACTACATGGACGTCTCCCCGCGCCAGATGGTGTCGGTCGCGACCGCCCTGATCCCGTTCCTCGAGCACGACGACGCCAACCGCGCGCTGATGGGCGCCAACATGCAGCGCCAGGCGGTGCCGCTGATCCGCAGCGACTCGCCGCTGGTCGGCACCGGCATGGAGTACCGCGCCGCCGTCGACGCCGGCGACGTCGTGACCGCCACCAAGGCCGGTGTGGTCAAGGAGGTCTCCGCCGAGGTCATCGAGACGATGAACGACGACGGCACCTACTCGACGTACAAGCTGGCGAAGTTCCGTCGCTCCAACCAGGGCACCTGCATCAACCAGCGTCCGCTGGTGAGCGAGGGTGCGCGCGTCGAGGTCGGCTCCCCGATCGCCGACGGCCCGTGCACCGACGACGCGGAGATGGCGCTGGGCACCAACCTGCTCGTGGCGTTCATGCCGTGGCAGGGCCACAACTACGAGGACGCGATCATCCTCAGCCAGCGGCTGGTCCAGGAGGACGTCCTCACCTCGATCCACATCGAGGAGCACGAGGTCGACGCCCGCGACACCAAGCTGGGCCCCGAGGAGATCACCCGGGACATCCCGAACGTCTCCGAGGAGATGCTGGCCGACCTCGACGAGCGCGGCATCATCCGCATCGGCGCCGAGGTGACCACCGGCGACATCCTGGTCGGCAAGGTCACCCCGAAGGGCGAGACCGAGCTGACCCCCGAGGAGCGCCTGCTGCGCGCGATCTTCGGCGAGAAGGCGCGCGAGGTGCGCGACACCTCGATGAAGGTCCCGCACGGTGAGAACGGCACCGTCATCGGCGTCCGGGTCTTCGACCGCGAGGAGGGCGACGAGCTGCCCCCGGGCGTGAACCAGCTGGTCCGCGTCTACGTCGCGCAGAAGCGCAAGATCTCCGTGGGCGACAAGCTCGCCGGCCGTCACGGCAACAAGGGCGTCATCGCGAAGATCCTGCCGGTCGAGGACATGCCGTTCATGGAGGACGGCACCCCGGTCGACGTGATCCTCAACCCGCTCGGCGTGCCGCGCCGGATGAACATCGGCCAGATCCTCGAGCTCCACCTCGGCTGGCTGGCCAAGCAGGGCTGGGACCTCAACCTGTCCGCTGACGCCGGCGACGCCGACTGGAAGCAGCGGCTGATCAAGATCCACGCCGAGAAGGCCGAGCCGGACAGCCGCGTGGCGACCCCGGTGTTCGACGGTGCCCGCGAGGACGAGATCACCGGGCTGCTGGGCGCGACGATCCCCAACCGCGACGGCGAGCGGATGATCGACGAGACCGGCAAGGCCAACCTGTTCGACGGCCGCTCCGGCGAGCCGTTCCCGGACCCGGTCTCGGTCGGCTACATGTACATCCTCAAGCTGCACCACCTCGTGGACGACAAGATCCACGCGCGCAGCACCGGCCCGTACTCGATGATCACGCAGCAGCCGCTGGGCGGTAAGGCCCAGTTCGGTGGCCAGCGGTTCGGCGAGATGGAGGTCTGGGCGATGGAGGCGTACGGCGCCGCCTACGCCCTGCAGGAGCTGCTCACGATCAAGTCCGACGACGTGCCCGGTCGCGTCAAGGTCTACGAGGCCATCGTGAAGGGCGAGAACATCCCCGACTCCGGCATCCCCGAGTCGTTCAAGGTTCTCATCAAGGAGATGCAGTCGCTCTGCCTCAACGTGGAGGTGCTGTCCCAGGACGGCACGGCCATCGAGATGCGCGACGCGGAGGAGGACGTCTTCCGCGCCGCCGAGGAGCTCGGCATCGACCTGTCCCGTCGCGAGCCCAGCTCCGTCGAAGAAGTCTGA
- a CDS encoding MCE family protein, with product MTSLRLLLALLAGSVLLSACDFDVYKLPLPGGTDTGNDPMTVHVMFADVLDLVPKSTVKVADVSVGQVTDIALDHGVADVTLEMRNDTSLPANAVATIRQTSLLGEKFVSLAPPSTDASSQRLRDGATIPLERTGRNPEVEEVLGALSLLLNGGGVAQLKTITHELNLALDGHESAARSVLDQIRTLMTQLDENKADIVHAIDSLDNLSVSVRKQEDSIDLALEKLPSALTSLDKQRHDLVKMLRSLDRLGNVGVRVIKASKDATIESVRQLDPVLTELARAGDDFVKSFNVFLTYPFVDEVVGRDPQVARNLHMGDYTNLSVELDLSLPGAGASGPPTLPTNLPSEIDPTVILDNVTKCLRSGDLNSKACRKVLRTPQQLLQLRQECAKRKNRNKDVCKELNLLPGLPTPSGSGGGLPLPSISVPGLPRAGFGPTTHWSRKRGPTMGQLMKVYDPALVSLLVPGMVVR from the coding sequence ATGACTTCGCTCAGGCTCCTCCTCGCGCTGCTGGCCGGCTCGGTGCTGCTCAGCGCCTGCGACTTCGACGTCTACAAGCTCCCGCTGCCCGGCGGCACCGACACCGGCAACGACCCGATGACGGTCCACGTGATGTTCGCCGACGTGCTCGACCTGGTGCCGAAGTCCACGGTGAAGGTCGCCGACGTCAGCGTCGGCCAGGTCACCGACATCGCGCTGGACCACGGCGTCGCCGACGTCACGCTGGAGATGCGCAACGACACCTCGCTGCCCGCCAACGCCGTGGCGACGATCCGGCAGACCAGCCTGCTCGGCGAGAAGTTCGTCTCGCTCGCCCCGCCGTCGACCGACGCGAGCAGCCAGCGGCTGCGCGACGGCGCGACGATCCCGCTGGAGCGCACCGGCCGTAACCCCGAGGTCGAGGAGGTGCTCGGCGCGCTGAGCCTGCTGCTCAACGGCGGTGGCGTCGCCCAGCTGAAGACGATCACCCACGAGCTCAACCTCGCCCTGGACGGCCACGAGAGCGCGGCGCGCTCGGTCCTGGACCAGATCCGCACGCTGATGACCCAGCTGGACGAGAACAAGGCCGACATCGTCCACGCCATCGACTCGCTGGACAACCTCTCGGTCTCGGTGCGCAAGCAGGAGGACAGCATCGACCTGGCGCTGGAGAAGCTGCCCAGCGCGCTGACCTCGCTGGACAAGCAGCGCCACGACCTGGTCAAGATGCTGCGGTCGCTGGACCGGCTCGGGAACGTGGGCGTGCGGGTGATCAAGGCGTCGAAGGACGCCACCATCGAGAGCGTCCGCCAGCTCGACCCGGTGCTCACCGAGCTGGCTCGCGCCGGGGACGACTTCGTGAAGTCCTTCAACGTGTTCCTGACCTACCCGTTCGTCGACGAGGTGGTCGGCCGTGACCCGCAGGTCGCCCGCAACCTGCACATGGGCGACTACACCAACCTGTCGGTGGAGCTGGACCTCTCCCTCCCGGGCGCCGGCGCCTCCGGCCCCCCGACCCTGCCGACGAACCTGCCCTCGGAGATCGACCCCACGGTCATCCTCGACAACGTCACCAAGTGCCTGCGCAGCGGCGACCTCAACAGCAAGGCCTGCCGCAAGGTGCTCAGGACCCCGCAGCAGCTGCTCCAGCTCCGGCAGGAGTGCGCGAAGCGGAAGAACCGGAACAAGGACGTCTGCAAGGAGCTGAACCTGCTCCCGGGCCTGCCCACGCCCTCGGGCAGTGGGGGCGGGCTGCCGCTGCCGAGCATCTCGGTGCCCGGGCTGCCCCGCGCCGGGTTCGGCCCGACCACGCACTGGTCCCGCAAGCGCGGGCCCACGATGGGACAGCTGATGAAGGTCTACGACCCCGCCCTGGTCAGCCTGCTGGTCCCCGGGATGGTGGTCCGATGA
- a CDS encoding MCE family protein, translating to MITRRTRLQLVVFAVITLLGVSYVGARYARLDRLVHDTSYTVVAHFKESGGIFAGGEVSYRGVGVGRVGKLKLTDSGVDVYLDIDNSYDTIPADTLAVVADRSAVGEQYVDLQPRTDSSPYLQDSSEIAAADTRTPIRTDKFLTDITNTVESVDKKSLQTTVSELGKAFGGTGPDLQRIIDTGNSFIKAANDNFDTTTALIRDGNTVLRGQVASEDSIRQFARDLSLFSGTLAGSDKALRAVIDNGSATADQLRTFLQDNRVDLAELINNLVTTGDVVVKHLDGVRQILVVYPYVVEGGFTVVSKSPETGLYDAHFGMVLTQDPKVCTHGYESTNMRPPQDGSNAPMNTKAHCAEPPTVSNPRGAQNAPRAGAAYRAPVASYDPATHKLTWGGKVDPALASPGTPAPATLGEDSWKWLFLQPLADPRR from the coding sequence ATGATCACCCGCCGCACCAGGCTGCAGCTGGTCGTCTTCGCGGTGATCACGCTGCTCGGCGTCAGCTACGTCGGGGCCCGCTACGCCCGCCTGGACCGCCTGGTCCACGACACCTCCTACACGGTCGTGGCCCACTTCAAGGAGTCCGGCGGGATCTTCGCCGGCGGCGAGGTGAGCTACCGCGGCGTCGGGGTCGGCCGGGTCGGGAAACTGAAGCTGACCGACTCGGGTGTCGACGTCTACCTCGACATCGACAACTCCTACGACACGATCCCGGCCGACACCCTCGCGGTGGTCGCGGACCGCTCCGCGGTGGGCGAGCAGTACGTCGACCTGCAGCCCCGGACCGACTCCTCGCCGTACCTGCAGGACAGCTCCGAGATCGCCGCGGCCGACACCCGCACCCCGATCCGGACCGACAAGTTCCTCACCGACATCACCAACACCGTGGAGTCGGTGGACAAGAAGTCGCTGCAGACCACCGTGAGCGAGCTGGGGAAGGCGTTCGGTGGCACCGGCCCGGACCTGCAGCGGATCATCGACACCGGCAACTCCTTCATCAAGGCCGCCAACGACAACTTCGACACCACCACCGCCCTGATCCGGGACGGCAACACGGTGCTGCGCGGCCAGGTCGCCTCGGAGGACTCGATCCGCCAGTTCGCCCGCGACCTGTCGCTGTTCAGCGGCACGCTGGCCGGCTCGGACAAGGCGTTGCGCGCGGTGATCGACAACGGCTCGGCCACCGCCGACCAGCTCCGCACGTTCCTGCAGGACAACCGGGTCGACCTCGCCGAGCTGATCAACAACCTGGTCACCACCGGCGACGTCGTGGTCAAGCACCTCGACGGGGTGCGGCAGATCCTGGTCGTCTACCCCTATGTCGTCGAGGGCGGGTTCACCGTCGTGTCGAAGTCGCCGGAGACCGGGCTCTACGACGCCCACTTCGGCATGGTGCTCACCCAGGACCCGAAGGTGTGCACGCACGGCTACGAGAGCACCAACATGCGCCCGCCGCAGGACGGCAGCAACGCGCCGATGAACACCAAGGCCCACTGCGCCGAGCCGCCCACCGTCAGCAACCCCCGCGGCGCCCAGAACGCCCCCCGGGCCGGCGCCGCCTACCGGGCGCCGGTCGCGTCCTACGACCCGGCCACCCACAAGCTCACGTGGGGTGGCAAGGTCGACCCCGCTCTCGCCTCGCCGGGCACCCCGGCCCCCGCAACCCTTGGAGAGGACTCGTGGAAGTGGTTGTTCCTCCAGCCCCTGGCCGACCCGCGCCGGTGA
- a CDS encoding J domain-containing protein has protein sequence MTMVGNPSWYDLLGLEHSASPAEIRSAWKAAIADLDPTDRRFGVYNQAAEVLLDRKRRAAYDAELARQSEPETATPADPATADGDRSEASAEDGSGVVATAGRRTVPAWLLAVVGLLAAAAVVAAAVLWVKVPSDASVEQSTREAQAAAERAVGPILSYDYRRLDEDQQAADSYLTASYRRQYDKLFAVIQQNAPGVQAVVKGDVVASGIVRSGDDRVDVLLFVNQSKTNKQQKQPVVYKDQVTVTMQRVGGDWLVDDMVSSPVSN, from the coding sequence GTGACCATGGTGGGCAACCCCAGCTGGTACGACCTGCTCGGCCTCGAGCACAGCGCCTCGCCGGCCGAGATCCGGTCCGCGTGGAAGGCGGCGATCGCCGACCTCGACCCGACCGACCGCCGCTTCGGCGTCTACAACCAGGCCGCCGAGGTGCTGCTGGACCGCAAGCGCCGCGCGGCGTACGACGCCGAGCTGGCCCGCCAGTCGGAGCCGGAGACCGCCACGCCGGCCGATCCGGCCACCGCCGACGGCGACCGGTCCGAGGCGAGTGCCGAGGACGGATCCGGCGTGGTGGCGACGGCCGGCCGCCGCACCGTCCCGGCGTGGCTGCTCGCGGTGGTGGGCCTGCTCGCCGCCGCCGCGGTGGTCGCCGCGGCCGTGCTGTGGGTCAAGGTGCCGTCCGACGCCTCGGTGGAGCAGTCGACGCGGGAGGCCCAGGCCGCCGCCGAGCGCGCGGTCGGCCCGATCCTGTCCTACGACTATCGCCGGCTCGACGAGGACCAACAGGCGGCGGACTCCTACCTGACCGCCTCCTACCGCCGGCAGTACGACAAGCTGTTCGCGGTCATCCAGCAGAACGCCCCGGGCGTGCAGGCGGTGGTGAAGGGCGACGTCGTCGCCTCGGGCATCGTGCGGTCCGGCGACGACCGGGTCGACGTGCTGTTGTTCGTCAACCAGTCGAAGACCAACAAGCAGCAGAAGCAGCCGGTGGTCTACAAGGACCAGGTGACGGTGACGATGCAGCGGGTCGGGGGCGACTGGCTGGTCGACGACATGGTGAGCTCGCCGGTGTCGAACTGA